In one Candidatus Nomurabacteria bacterium genomic region, the following are encoded:
- a CDS encoding Hsp20/alpha crystallin family protein, which translates to MSLIKWSPFFEPFEGMDKALDEMRSLQTAQGVGIVPPVDMYETEHTIVVETPVPGVDPGKIEVTVDNGILTIKGTTERKTEVEDKNYYRKEVRQGMVFRQIALPAQAQHENAEASFENGILKVTVPKLLQESKSIKIDVKKN; encoded by the coding sequence ATGTCATTAATCAAATGGTCCCCATTTTTTGAGCCATTTGAGGGTATGGATAAAGCCCTCGATGAGATGCGCTCATTACAAACAGCTCAGGGAGTCGGCATTGTTCCTCCTGTTGATATGTACGAAACAGAACATACCATTGTCGTAGAAACACCAGTTCCTGGTGTTGATCCAGGCAAGATTGAGGTGACGGTCGACAACGGCATCCTCACGATCAAAGGAACAACCGAACGCAAAACCGAAGTCGAAGACAAAAACTACTATCGCAAAGAAGTGCGCCAAGGGATGGTGTTTCGGCAAATCGCCCTTCCGGCACAAGCACAACATGAAAATGCCGAAGCAAGCTTTGAAAACGGTATTCTCAAGGTAACGGTTCCAAAACTTCTACAAGAATCCAAGTCAATAAAAATTGATGTAAAGAAAAACTAA
- a CDS encoding nucleotide exchange factor GrpE, with protein sequence MEEQQNEHPQDPEIDPFTPPASSVGMTDEAKCEKCEEYLDGWKRAQADYQNLKREADKEKGQFVKYANERLLEELLPAIDQYAMVLKYQPSTESLDDEQKKQWENWLIGVKAVWTNWEHVMQSTGLSLIEADKVFDPQRHEAVGTEESKDVASGEIIRITQDGWMLNGKVLRPAKVIIAK encoded by the coding sequence ATGGAAGAACAACAAAACGAACACCCACAAGATCCAGAAATTGATCCCTTCACTCCTCCTGCGTCGTCGGTCGGGATGACAGACGAAGCTAAGTGTGAAAAATGTGAAGAATATCTCGATGGATGGAAACGTGCTCAAGCAGATTATCAAAATTTAAAACGTGAAGCAGACAAAGAAAAAGGTCAATTTGTAAAATACGCCAATGAACGCTTGCTCGAAGAATTGCTTCCAGCTATCGATCAGTACGCTATGGTTCTTAAATATCAACCTTCTACTGAATCGCTTGACGATGAACAGAAAAAGCAATGGGAAAATTGGTTGATTGGTGTAAAAGCCGTTTGGACCAATTGGGAGCATGTCATGCAATCAACGGGTCTTTCACTCATTGAAGCGGACAAAGTCTTTGATCCTCAGCGCCACGAAGCTGTAGGTACCGAAGAAAGCAAAGATGTCGCTTCTGGCGAAATCATCCGCATTACTCAAGATGGTTGGATGTTGAATGGTAAAGTTCTACGTCCTGCTAAGGTCATTATCGCAAAATAA
- a CDS encoding endonuclease domain-containing protein: protein MQYKITDRRLKERRRELRKNATNEERDLWHYLRGRKLGGYKFLRQFSINRFIVDFYCAQYRVAIEIDGSQHASDQGATYDVERTAILSEFGVTTIRFTNNDINKRIGYVIKTITDTITEAANSSSSSFSSSREGERLIEASASVLP from the coding sequence ATGCAATACAAAATTACGGATCGCCGACTCAAAGAACGCCGGCGCGAGTTAAGAAAAAATGCCACCAACGAAGAGCGTGACCTTTGGCACTATCTGCGTGGGCGAAAGCTGGGTGGCTACAAATTTCTTCGCCAATTTAGCATCAATCGATTTATCGTAGACTTCTACTGCGCACAATATCGTGTTGCTATCGAAATAGATGGATCACAGCATGCTAGTGATCAAGGCGCCACCTACGACGTAGAACGAACAGCCATCCTCTCTGAATTTGGCGTTACGACTATTCGCTTTACCAATAACGATATCAATAAACGCATCGGATACGTAATAAAAACTATTACCGATACCATCACCGAGGCCGCGAACTCATCCTCCAGCTCCTTCTCTTCTTCGAGAGAAGGAGAGCGACTGATTGAAGCCTCAGCATCAGTTCTCCCTTGA
- a CDS encoding ABC transporter permease, which produces MKIRDIIPVAFSSLTRNKSRTALTMLGLVIGIMSVILMLSIGQAAERFLLSQIASSFSSDLIFAQNGRGAERGGPPSPTQKKSLTDKDVDSLRKVSWLNVVEPFIIQSDLATFEGRSRRVSLNGVTQASLDVYPDRPETGRFIEESDVDGRARVIVLGRAVALDLFANSEPIGKTVKIGKRSYRVVGVMEKGGTRFFTNVDDQVYIPVSTAMDAYNRKNVDFIAMKTGLGINQTKDRIREVLRENHNIDNYEDDLAKDDFRLGAQEDAAKNAGQIGLILQVLLGSIAAISLLVGGIGIMNIMYVTVTERTSEIGLRKAIGAKPKDILNQFLAEAIVVTGLGGLIGIVIGVGLSYLGLTALGNYQAGWSFAFPTDAIILSFSVSTIIGVVFGFFPARRAAKLSPIEALRYE; this is translated from the coding sequence ATGAAGATCCGAGATATTATCCCAGTAGCGTTTTCAAGTTTAACGCGCAACAAAAGTAGAACAGCATTAACCATGTTGGGTCTTGTGATTGGTATCATGTCCGTCATTCTCATGCTTTCGATCGGGCAAGCGGCTGAGCGTTTTTTATTGAGTCAGATTGCAAGTTCATTTAGCTCAGATCTTATTTTTGCTCAAAATGGTCGCGGTGCGGAAAGAGGCGGACCTCCAAGTCCTACACAGAAAAAATCCCTAACAGATAAAGACGTTGATTCATTAAGAAAAGTTTCTTGGCTTAATGTTGTTGAGCCATTTATCATTCAGTCTGATCTCGCAACGTTCGAAGGACGTTCAAGACGTGTATCGCTTAACGGTGTTACGCAAGCATCGCTTGATGTGTATCCAGATCGGCCGGAGACAGGGCGATTTATCGAAGAGAGTGACGTAGATGGACGAGCGCGTGTTATCGTTTTAGGACGTGCGGTTGCTTTGGATTTATTCGCAAATAGTGAGCCTATAGGCAAGACAGTAAAAATTGGCAAAAGAAGTTATCGTGTTGTTGGTGTTATGGAGAAGGGTGGTACTCGTTTTTTTACAAATGTTGATGATCAAGTATATATCCCGGTTTCTACAGCGATGGATGCCTATAATCGTAAAAATGTAGACTTTATCGCCATGAAAACTGGCTTAGGGATCAACCAAACAAAGGATCGTATTCGCGAAGTTTTACGAGAAAATCACAATATAGATAATTATGAAGATGATCTCGCAAAAGATGATTTTCGCTTAGGCGCGCAAGAAGATGCAGCAAAAAATGCTGGGCAAATTGGTTTGATCTTACAGGTATTGCTTGGCTCTATTGCAGCGATCTCGCTACTTGTTGGTGGTATTGGTATTATGAACATCATGTATGTGACGGTTACGGAGCGTACAAGCGAAATTGGTTTACGCAAAGCTATCGGAGCAAAGCCAAAAGATATCTTAAATCAATTTCTTGCTGAGGCTATTGTTGTAACAGGTCTTGGTGGATTGATTGGTATTGTTATTGGGGTAGGTCTATCTTACTTAGGTCTTACGGCACTTGGTAACTATCAGGCTGGTTGGAGCTTTGCTTTTCCAACAGATGCCATCATTCTCTCATTTAGCGTGTCGACAATTATTGGTGTCGTCTTTGGTTTTTTTCCTGCACGTCGCGCAGCAAAATTAAGTCCTATTGAGGCATTGCGTTATGAATAA
- a CDS encoding ABC transporter permease, translating into MRIRDLFLSALQSLTRNKGRTVLTMLGIVIGILSVILVLSIGEAAQHSILGQINSLGTDLIFLQNGDKELANSPDQVFATPSLTYADSKKLKDQTWLRYVLPLVITNDLVTGRGEDITVQVTGTSPDEAELYDLTFKEGGFFDVSDVEGRSRVVVLGHEVAKTIFGDEQAVGNSVKINNQNYRVIGVVVESGSRAFTNLDKSVYVPVTSALDLYGQKYMTYIIVQPNGISQNETVYRVTELMRETHRLREGDNDDFFMETMDESVQSVSQITDILSIFLSSVAAISLLVGGIGIMNIMYVSVTERTREIGLRKALGAKNRDVLGQFLMEAVVLTALSGIVGVVLGIGATWLAIKGISNVQDGWTFSVSTNGILLGFFVSAGVGILFGYAPAKQASKLRPIEALRKD; encoded by the coding sequence ATGCGAATCCGAGATCTCTTTTTAAGTGCGTTGCAAAGCTTAACGCGCAATAAAGGACGCACCGTATTAACGATGCTCGGTATTGTGATTGGTATTCTTTCGGTTATCTTGGTCCTTTCAATCGGTGAAGCGGCACAACATTCAATCCTTGGTCAAATAAATTCACTTGGAACAGATCTAATTTTTCTACAGAACGGTGACAAAGAGCTAGCGAACTCACCAGATCAGGTATTTGCTACGCCCTCACTTACTTACGCGGACAGTAAAAAATTAAAAGATCAAACATGGCTTCGCTATGTCTTGCCCCTGGTTATCACAAACGATCTCGTAACCGGTAGAGGTGAAGACATTACTGTTCAAGTTACGGGTACATCTCCAGATGAAGCAGAGCTTTACGATCTTACTTTTAAAGAAGGTGGTTTTTTTGATGTTTCTGATGTTGAAGGGAGAAGTCGTGTTGTTGTCCTAGGACATGAAGTAGCAAAAACGATTTTTGGTGATGAACAGGCAGTAGGTAATTCAGTAAAGATCAATAATCAAAACTATCGTGTTATTGGTGTTGTTGTTGAGTCTGGATCACGCGCTTTCACAAACCTTGATAAGTCTGTGTATGTTCCGGTTACCTCAGCGCTCGATTTGTATGGTCAAAAATACATGACCTATATCATTGTTCAACCAAATGGTATTTCTCAAAATGAGACGGTATATCGTGTAACAGAACTAATGAGAGAAACACATCGCTTAAGAGAAGGTGATAATGATGATTTCTTTATGGAGACAATGGATGAATCCGTGCAATCTGTTTCGCAGATTACGGATATCTTAAGTATTTTTCTCTCTTCTGTGGCTGCAATCTCATTACTTGTTGGTGGTATTGGGATTATGAATATTATGTACGTCAGTGTAACTGAGCGTACCCGTGAAATCGGCTTGAGAAAGGCATTGGGAGCGAAGAATCGAGACGTATTGGGACAATTCCTGATGGAAGCCGTCGTGCTAACGGCATTAAGTGGTATCGTAGGTGTCGTTTTGGGTATTGGTGCTACATGGCTTGCGATAAAGGGCATCTCAAACGTACAAGACGGTTGGACGTTTAGCGTATCTACCAATGGTATTTTGCTTGGTTTCTTTGTCTCTGCCGGAGTTGGAATTTTATTTGGATATGCGCCAGCGAAACAAGCATCAAAACTACGACCAATTGAGGCATTAAGAAAAGATTAG
- a CDS encoding ABC transporter ATP-binding protein, producing the protein MSALIKVVDLTKTYETDGAKTPVLHGVNLEVPKGQFVAIMGPSGSGKSTFMHILGFLDTLTTGKYYFDGEEISTFDEDEQAVVRGERVGFIFQAFNLLPKTSVLENVMLPLLYSDVPVKDRTALAMEAIKLVGLEHRANNLSNQLSGGERQRVAIARTLVRKPAVIFADEPTGNLDSKSGKIVMDTLLELNMRHGHTIILVTHEKTTAQYAERIITMKDGLVVGDEVVKNRIQLGSEYSK; encoded by the coding sequence ATGTCTGCTCTCATTAAGGTCGTAGACCTCACGAAGACCTACGAGACGGATGGTGCAAAAACTCCGGTATTGCATGGTGTAAACCTTGAGGTTCCAAAAGGGCAATTTGTTGCCATTATGGGACCTTCGGGATCTGGTAAATCAACCTTCATGCATATCTTGGGTTTTCTCGACACGTTAACAACCGGTAAGTACTACTTTGACGGTGAAGAAATCTCCACCTTTGATGAAGACGAACAGGCTGTGGTGCGTGGTGAAAGAGTCGGCTTTATTTTTCAAGCATTTAATCTCTTACCTAAGACAAGTGTGCTTGAAAACGTAATGTTGCCGTTGCTCTATTCGGATGTACCAGTAAAAGACCGTACAGCGTTAGCCATGGAGGCAATTAAGCTTGTAGGTCTTGAGCACCGTGCAAATAATCTTTCTAACCAGCTTTCTGGTGGTGAGCGTCAGCGTGTTGCAATTGCGCGCACACTCGTTCGCAAGCCAGCGGTCATCTTTGCTGATGAGCCTACGGGTAACCTTGATTCGAAGTCAGGCAAAATTGTGATGGATACATTACTTGAGTTAAATATGCGTCACGGTCATACCATTATTCTTGTGACACACGAAAAAACAACGGCGCAATACGCAGAGCGTATCATCACTATGAAGGATGGATTAGTTGTAGGAGATGAAGTTGTGAAGAACCGTATCCAGTTAGGATCAGAATACTCAAAATAA
- a CDS encoding efflux RND transporter periplasmic adaptor subunit, protein MNFLKNLLKNKWTYIVLAIVFFGWLFFGRGGSNSVFYETAKAEKGNLVRTVEVTGEVKPDLRLSLGFKSSGTLNRVAVKVGQKVKRGDLLAELESRDLRFSAERARAALAIAEANLNARLAGETKESIAIAQASVDQAKASYDKSIVDLNLTKQSVEDEFRLAQISYDKASSDITSGGATADQSVISARVALVSAMKASLGTMRSGLSAGDEIIGVDNAAANDNYENVLGISDSLSKETAKYQYEAAKIAFKSAESAIASLNDTDAPSVFEATGDKTQDAIEKTQEYLDSVQRVLNASITNAYLTEASLAAKRSSIDGQRTAVSAQLGSVAGAVEGYRSATYSITTSKAQLEAAFKQAEANLSIADRNRINKVKTAETNVMIQQAALNSAQANLDARIAGPRAVDVAGLRAAVLDAQTAYAQASERLSDAQIIAPADGVITDVVPTTGELVNQSAAVIRMVSTEGYGIEALVPESDVTIVDVNQEVEITLDAYGDSVKFKGKIVGENADQTKVQDAIYYKVYATIDIGDKDVKPGMTANLIITTASRTDALFVPSRSLRDANNKKTARVIDGSSINEKEVVTGLRADEGKSEVLSGLNAGDRILLREVTAEEYKNLADDMRFENKNEEQK, encoded by the coding sequence ATGAATTTCTTGAAGAATCTGTTGAAAAACAAGTGGACCTATATTGTACTCGCCATCGTTTTCTTTGGCTGGCTTTTCTTTGGTCGTGGTGGGTCAAATTCAGTATTTTACGAAACGGCAAAAGCTGAAAAAGGTAACCTTGTTCGCACTGTAGAAGTGACAGGAGAAGTAAAGCCTGATTTGCGTTTAAGTTTGGGTTTTAAGAGCTCAGGCACGCTTAACCGTGTTGCGGTAAAAGTTGGTCAAAAGGTAAAGCGTGGCGATTTACTCGCTGAGCTAGAATCACGCGACCTTCGTTTTAGTGCTGAGCGTGCTCGTGCTGCATTAGCGATCGCTGAGGCAAATCTTAATGCACGTCTTGCTGGAGAAACAAAAGAGTCTATTGCTATCGCACAAGCGTCAGTAGATCAGGCAAAGGCATCCTATGATAAGTCTATTGTTGATTTAAACCTTACAAAACAAAGCGTAGAGGACGAATTTCGTTTAGCGCAAATTTCTTACGATAAAGCATCATCCGATATTACGAGCGGAGGTGCTACAGCTGACCAATCGGTTATCTCTGCAAGAGTTGCTCTTGTGAGTGCAATGAAAGCATCGCTCGGCACCATGCGCTCAGGTCTTTCTGCGGGTGACGAAATTATTGGTGTTGATAATGCAGCAGCAAATGACAATTATGAAAATGTCTTAGGTATTTCAGATTCATTATCAAAAGAAACAGCCAAGTATCAGTATGAAGCGGCAAAAATTGCTTTTAAGTCAGCAGAATCGGCAATTGCGTCCTTAAATGATACTGATGCGCCAAGCGTATTTGAAGCCACTGGTGACAAAACACAAGATGCTATCGAAAAAACACAAGAATATCTTGATTCTGTTCAGCGTGTGCTAAACGCCTCCATCACAAACGCGTATTTAACCGAGGCTTCTTTGGCGGCTAAACGTTCTAGTATTGATGGGCAGCGTACAGCAGTAAGTGCACAGCTCGGTTCAGTAGCAGGTGCTGTAGAAGGGTATCGTTCAGCGACCTATTCCATCACAACATCAAAAGCACAACTTGAAGCGGCATTTAAACAAGCAGAAGCAAATCTTTCGATTGCAGATCGTAATCGTATCAATAAGGTAAAGACTGCTGAAACAAATGTCATGATTCAGCAAGCGGCTCTCAACTCCGCTCAAGCAAATCTTGATGCGCGTATTGCCGGTCCTCGTGCCGTAGATGTAGCTGGTCTTCGTGCAGCGGTATTAGATGCGCAAACTGCCTACGCGCAAGCATCTGAACGTCTTTCTGATGCACAAATCATTGCTCCAGCGGATGGTGTTATTACTGATGTTGTTCCTACAACAGGCGAGCTCGTCAATCAAAGTGCTGCGGTTATTCGTATGGTAAGCACCGAAGGCTATGGTATCGAAGCACTTGTCCCAGAATCTGATGTGACCATTGTTGATGTAAATCAAGAAGTAGAAATCACTCTTGATGCCTATGGTGATAGCGTAAAATTCAAAGGGAAAATTGTTGGCGAGAACGCTGATCAAACAAAAGTCCAAGATGCGATCTATTACAAAGTATACGCTACCATTGATATTGGTGATAAAGATGTAAAGCCAGGTATGACAGCAAACTTGATTATCACAACAGCTTCACGTACAGATGCACTCTTTGTTCCATCTCGTTCGTTACGTGATGCAAATAATAAGAAAACGGCACGTGTAATCGATGGCTCATCCATCAATGAAAAAGAAGTTGTCACCGGTTTACGCGCTGACGAAGGTAAGAGCGAGGTTCTTAGCGGATTAAATGCCGGCGATCGTATCTTGCTTCGCGAAGTAACAGCAGAAGAGTATAAAAACCTCGCGGACGACATGCGTTTTGAGAATAAAAACGAAGAACAAAAATAA
- a CDS encoding AbrB/MazE/SpoVT family DNA-binding domain-containing protein yields MIKKPSKKGDICPFNPKDALVGAAVLGERGQIVIPKEMREKLGFKSGDRIVLMQNGDGPLVILPASSLQEMVASFSDRIAQALKNV; encoded by the coding sequence ATGATAAAGAAACCATCGAAGAAAGGGGATATTTGCCCCTTTAACCCGAAGGATGCGCTCGTTGGAGCAGCTGTTTTGGGAGAAAGAGGACAAATCGTTATCCCAAAAGAAATGAGAGAGAAGCTTGGCTTTAAGTCAGGTGATCGTATTGTCTTAATGCAAAACGGTGACGGACCTCTTGTGATCTTGCCTGCCTCCTCGCTCCAAGAGATGGTGGCTTCTTTTTCTGACCGTATCGCGCAAGCGCTAAAAAACGTGTAA